A stretch of DNA from Prochlorococcus marinus str. SB:
GCTGTTGATAAAGCTACAGCGGAAGTATCTGAACCACCTCTACCCAAAGTTGTAATTTCCATTGAACCCGTATGGCTTAATGTTGTTCCTTGAAATCCAGCTACGACAACTACAAAACCCTGATTTAAATAATTTTGGATCCTTTCTGTTTTAATATCCAGAATTCTCGCTTTCCCATGAATTGATTCAGTAATAATTCCAACCTGGCTACCAGTCATTGAAATTGCAGGTATTCCGTATTCGTTTAACGCCATTGATAGAAGAGCTATGGTTACTTGCTCTCCAGTTGAGAGAAGCATATCCAATTCTCTTCGATTAGGATTTTTACTAATTGATTCCGCTAAACAATTTAAATCATCTGTAGTTTGCCCCATCGCAGAGACAACTACGACAATTTCATTCCCTGCTTCTTTACTTTGACAAATGCTACTTGCAATATTTTTAATTTTTTTAATATCACCGACAGAAGTACCGCCAAATTTTTTTACTAGTAAAGCCATATTTAAATGATAATGTAAATTCTTAAACTTATAATTTGGTTAACTTAAATTAATTAATTTCTCTGTAAAAACATTTATAGGATTATTACCTTGTTTTAGTAATGATTCAACATCTAGTAAGTTACTCATTAAATTAATTAAATATTCTTGAGATACATTTTTGACTTTTTTTCGAATAAAAAAAATTCGTTTTGGATTAGAAATGCCTGCAAGATTACAAATCTTTTCTGCATTATCGTTACCTGAATTAACTGCTAGTTTTATAATGGTATGAATTCTTATTTGACTAATTAAACCTGCATTTAGTCTTAAAGCAGGTTCTCCTCTCTGTAAAGAATAATTTATTTCAATGAGGCTTTCATTAATATTTTTTTGTAAGAGAAGATCAATGATTTTGAAAATATTGGATTGATGATCACTAAATATTTTTTTTACATCAATACTTTTAAGAAAAAGTTGTGAATTAGAATCATTTGATACTGCAGAGAGGTATGTTTTAGCTTTGGCTAATTCATTTATTAGTTTAAAGCTGTCATTACCAACTGAATCAATTATTAATTCAGCTGCATTTTTATCAATTTTGATATTCATTTCATTTGCGGCATCTTCTAAAAATCTTTTTTGGCCCTCATAGTCCCAGATTTCTGGTAAAGAAAATGATTTTTCTTTGGCTAAATTATTTTTAATAAGTTTTTGTAAAAATTTAGTACTCTTTAGTCTTGAGTCTGGTTTTTTTGTATTTTGCAAAATTAAATAAGTATTTTGAGGTATATTGTCATGAATTTTTTCAAATTTAGTTCTTAGATCTTCATTTTTGGCAGTAAAAATGGGATTATTTTTCAATGTAACTATTCTGTATCCATCTCCAAAAGGAGGTGTAAGAACTTCATCAAAAGCTTTATTGACTTGCTCATCATCATCTCCATTTAAATTAGTTACGTTTATTTCTTTCCATTCTTTGGATACTTCCTTATCAATTAATTTTTGAATAAATGTATTTTGAGCATTTAGATCATTACCCCATAATATTTGTATTGGCATAATAGCTCAATAAAAACCATATATTAACTATGATTACTTCTAACACAAATTAAATTTAATGGTAATAGATCATCCAATTTTTTTGGAAAGCATCAGATTCATAAGATCTCGTTTAGTAGCCAATGATCTAAATTATTTGGAAAAAAAAGTATTAGAGAGATTGGTTCATACTTCAGGAGATTTTACGGTTCAAAATCTTGTAAATTTTAGTGAAGGTGCTTGTGAAAAGGGTCTTCAGGCACTTAAAAATGGTGCTCCGATTTTAACTGATACCGATATGGCAGCAGCAGCAATAAAATCCATGGCAGAAAATACAACTAGGAATAAAGTATTCACCGCTAGAATGTGGTTTGGAAAAAATAATCATGCAAACTTAACTAAAACTGCATATGGCTTAAGTGAAGGTTGGAAGGAGTTATCCGCTATAAATTCTGGAAGCAAATCTCCAATTGTAGTTATTGGCAGTTCGCCTACAGCGTTAACTTATTTAATTGATATTTTAGAAAATGCAAAAGATTTACCTAGTTTAATTATCGGAATGCCTGTTGGATTTATTGGAGTAGAAAATAGTAAAATTAAACTGATTTCCTCCGATCATCCTAGAATTGTTTTGAATTCAACTAGAGGAGGTGCTGCCATGGCAGCTGCTGCCGTTAACGCCTTATTGAGGGAAACTATTTAAAGAGTATTCATTTTATAAAAATGTCAAAAATCTACTTAATATCATAATTTAATTTGTTATTTTCTTCTAAAGAATTTAAAACTGATTTTGCTTTTTCTATAACTTCTTTTGGGACTCCTGCTAATTTAGCTGCTTCTATGCCATAGCTTTTGTTTGAGCCCCCTTTAACAATCCTGTGGCTAAAAATTAGCTGATCGTTATTTTGTTCTACTAAAACTTGAAAATTTTGTATATTCTTATTTGAATTTTTTAAATAATTAAGCTCATGATAGTGAGTAGCAAAAATAGTATTACATTGAATTTTTTTTGCAAGATATTCACTTACTGACCAAGCTATTGAAAGTCCATCAAAAGTAGATGTCCCTCTGCCAATCTCATCAAGTAAAACTAGTGAGCTAGGAGTTGCCTGATTTAGAATTGATGCAGTTTCAGACATTTCTACCATAAATGTTGATTGTCCAGATGATTGATCATCAACAGCCCCAATTCTTGTGAAAATCCTATCTGCAATTTTGATTTCAGCATTATTAGCAGGAACAAAGCTACCAATTTGTGTGAGAATTTGTATTAAACCAAGTTGTCTTATAAAGCAACTTTTTCCGCTTGCATTGGGACCGGTTAATATAATTAATTTTTGATTTTCCTCAAAAGAGATATCGTTTGCTACAAACTTTTTATCACTTAACAATTGCTCTACAATTGGATTTCTTCCTGCGATAATTTTTGTACTATTTTTTGTTATTGAATCATTTATTGGTATTAATGAAGGTTTTATAAAATTGTTTTCTATTGAAGTAATTGATAAACCAAGTAGTGCATCAAGAGATGCTATGGATTTTGCGATTGATCTTATTTGTTTTGTTTTTTCAGCAACTATATTTCTTAATTCGCAGAAAATTTCATATTCTTTTGATGAAGCTCTACTTTTTATTTGGAAAATCTTATTTTCTTTATTTTTAATTTCTGAAGTGATATACCTTTCTTCATTAGTAAGTGTTTGCCTTTTGATCCAATGTTGTGGAGCTAAATTAACTTTTGACTTATTAATAGAAATGTAATAACCAAAATTTTTATGAAATTGAATTTTTAGGTTTGAAATTTTGCTAATTTTTCTTTCCTTTGATTCCTCTTTATTTAGCCACTCAGAGTAATCATCCATTAAATTTCGTAAACCATCTAATACATTGTCAACACCATCGTGGATCATGCCTCCTTCACTAATATTTAGAGGAGGATTTTCTACTAATTTAAAACTTATAGTATCAGCTAATTCTAAGAGTCCTTCATCAATATTTTTTAATTGATCAGTCCAATCTGGGAGATCATATTTAAATAGTTCAATTATGGATTTTAGTCTAGGCAATTTTTTTAAACCTTCAGCTATTGCAATTAAGTCTCTGGGACTTGCATGACCTGCACAAGCTCTACCTGCAAGTCTTTCTAAATCCCCCATTGCTCTAAGTAAATTTTGGGTATCTGTACGTAATTTTTTTGATTCAAGAAAGTTTGTAATTATATTTTGTCTTTTATAAATTTCATTAACGTTTAATAGTGGTGAATCTATCCACCTTCTTAAACACCTTGCGCCCATGCAGGTATAAGTCCTATCAATACTCCATAGTAGCGAACCTACATAATTGTTTTCTCGTTGCGTATTTTTGATTTCTAAGTTTTTTTGAGTTTGATAATCAATAATTAATTTGTTGTGACTATATTGGATTTGTGGAAAATCTAATGAGATTTTTAAAGAAGAATCTTTATCTAAATTTGAAGGATTAATTTTTTCTAAATAATTTAATAAACCTCCAAGTGATCTAGTTGCATTGTTTAAATTTTTAAGTCCTATTCCCTCTAGGTTTGCAATTTGGAAATAATTTTTTATTAGATAATTTGCTTCATTAATTCCAAAATTAGTCTCTTGAGAAACAGTATATGTAATTTGACTATTTCCTTTAATTAATAAATCTCTTACTGCATTGCTTCCTACAATGATTTCTGAAGAATCTAATTTAATAATTTCATCAAATAGTTTTGACAGAGATTGGCCTTCTAAAGTTATTAATTCTCCTGTGCTTACATCAGCTTTTGATATACCCCATTCATAAGATTCATCTGAGTTTTCTTCTGATAAGTAAATAGCACTAATCCAATTATTTTTCTTTGCTATCAACATCCCTTCTTCAATTACAGTTCCAGGAGTAATTATTCTTGTTATTCCTCTTTTAATAGGAGTCCCATAATTTCCAGAACTTTTTTCTAATTGATCGCATATAACCACAGAATAATTTTTTTTAATTAAATCAGCACAGTATCTCTCCATTGCATGATGGGGAACTCCTGCCATAGGGATCTTACCAATCTCTTTGCCAGCATCTTTACTGGTAAGCGTTATTTCTAAAAGGTTAGATATTAATACAGCGTCTTCAAAAAAACATTCAAAAAAATCTCCTAATCTATAAAGTAATAACCTATCTTTATTTTCTTCTTTTAGAGTTACATAATGCTTCATTACAGGAGTTAATTTCAGTTTTGAAACTGTTTTATAGCTATAAGATTCTTCATTTATGCAAACATTTTTGTTATTTGAAATTAAATCAGTCTTGAATTTATTTATTAAATTAGTTGAATTTTTTCTTTGTCTGGGTCTTTTTTGCGATTCTTTTTTTAAATCCTCCAAAGATAAATCTTCTGGAATTTTTGTTATTTCTTTTTGTTCATTATTATCAGTACCAATCGCAAATAAATTCTTTTGAATTATCGTATCTTCTTGCATACTTTTTTAATTCCTAAATAGATATTAGGTAGAAATTTTTTTTTTGCATTTTAAAGTGGCTAAAGTATGTAAATTTTCTCTAAAAATTATCATTTTCATGAGATTATAGTATTTATAATATTTGAAACCTAAGACTGAATTATGCAGGCTGTTAACTTTTTCTTCGTAAATGCTCTATTATTTGCTTCTTTAATTGCGGTAGTTGGAGTACCCGTTTTATATGTGACTCAACCTTCTACTGAAGAAGGACAGCGAGAAAGTAGGAGAAAAATCTATTCTATTGCTGCTGTTTGGGTTGTTTTGGTTTTTGTTACAGGGATAGTTTCTTCATTAGTTTGAACTTAATACCTTTTCGTGAGAGTCTATTAATATATCGCAGTAAAATTTAATGGCTATTTTTGAGGGTTCTTTTACTAATGCCTCTACTTTAAAAGTTGGGATTGTAATAGCAAGATTTAATGATTTAATTACAAATAAAATCCTCTCTGGTTGTCTTGATTGTTTAAAAAGACATGGTTTAGATACTTCTGAATTAAGCGATCAAGTAGATATAGTATGGGTTCCTGGTTCATTTGAATTACCAATCGCAGCTAAAACCCTCATGAAAAAAAAGAGTTATGACGTTGTAGTTGCTCTTGGGGCTGTGATTCGTGGTGAAACTTCTCACTATGATGTTGTTATATCTGAGGCGAGCAAAGGTATTTCACAAGTTTCAAATGAGAATAATGTTCCAATTATTTTTGGAGTTTTAACTACTGATACTATGCAGCAGGCTCTAGAAAGAGCAGGAATTAAAAATAATCTTGGTTGGAATTATGCTTTACAAGCAATTGAGATGGGATCTTTAATTAAAAATTTAAATTAGTTGAAAAAAATTAATTATTTTTATCATTGATACCTTCTTTGAGATAAGATAACAATGTTCTGCGGATGTAGCTCAGTGGTAGAGCATCTCCTTGCCAAGGAGAATGTCGAGAGTTCGAATCTCTTCATCCGCTTATTCAAAATCCTGTCAGTAATAGCAGATTTTTTATAATTTCTTCTCATAAAGAAAAAATCTTCATAGGTTTTTGTTGTCTAGGTTGAATCTCCTTTCAAATAAATGTCGTCTATACCATATACATTAAATTACTCATAACTCTTTGGTTTTGATTATAATAATATCGCAGAGCGTACTTATAAACGGCCAAAAATATCGGCATGAATGAAAGCGGTAATAACGAAATAAGAAAAGAGCAATCTCTAAATAGCAATAACCAGGATCCACTTAAAAGTATTGTTCTTAGCCAAATTGGAACCGATTCACAAAGCAGCATAAAGGGGCGAAGTAGCAGCACCAGCGATGCATTGTATGTTCCCTGGAAAAATGGAAGCCTCTATGAAAATGGCTATATCAGTAAGTTATCCCACTCTGGCGAGCTTCAGTGGCGAAAACAGATTGCAGATGTCAATCAGATCACAACTGCAACAGACAAAGATGAAAAAATCTACACTGCTTGGAGCCGCAACAGCTACCATACCGAAGAAACACGTGGCTCGTTTATTGCCAAACTAAATCCTGACAATGGTGAGATCGTCTGGAAAACAGAACTAGAAAGCCACAATTACATCATTAATGATCTCTACGCCGTTGGAAATACACTCTACGCTGTCGGGCAATACAAAGGTACAAAAAGGCCTCTGTTCATTGCCGTCAATCGTAATGATGGCAAGTTGTTGTGGCAGAAAGAGGTAGCAGCTAGCGATTCGACTGCATTCACGGAAATCGACAGCGATGGTTCCAACCTTTATGTCAGCTCAAAGTCAGCACTTGGAATCTCGGGCACAGTCCATCAATTCAAGCTTGATGGCACTGTCGTTGAAGCTTGGAACGGTTCGGATAGGCAAAAGCTGAGTCGCACAAACACGCAAGACCAGACATCAGTCATCGTTGGCAATCAGATCATCTCAGCAGGCAAAACAAGCTTGGATGAGTTTTATGATGGTTCATCCTGGCGCCTTGTCAGCAGAAATCTTCAGACAGGTGCGATCAACTGGAGGCAACAATGGGGGAGCAGTGGCGATAAAATAATATCGAGTATTACCGAATTCAATGGGAAGATTTATGCAGTCGCAATAGAAAGGAAAGGAAAGGGCTGGGAAGGTAACGTGCAAGAGATTAGCACGCAAGGAGAGCTAGGCAGACAGATTTACTTCGCAGCACCAATCAATGCAACGCAAGACCCCCAGTTGGTAGCCAATGGAGACAAGTTATTTCTGGTTAATGCGGCATCACAAGAAGGGGATGCAGGAGCTGGTATTATCCAAATTGTTACAGGCCAGGAAACATCTGGCGCAATCTTTGCACAACAGGGAGCGGCCAATCAGGCACCAACACTGCAGCTAAGTGGCGACGCCAGCATCACCATCCAACAAGGTAGCGAATGGGTGGAAGAAGGTTGGTCTGCAACTGATCCAGAAGATGGTGACCTCAGCACCAACGTCAGTGTCACATCACCAAGAGTAATTGATACAAGCAAGCCTGGAACCTATGAACTCACTTATAGCGTTGAAGATTCAGAGGGCTTAAGCACCTCTGTAGCGAGGACTATTGAGGTCGAACCTCATCGCATGGGTGACAACTATTACCTGGCATTAAATGGCTCGGATGAAAATGATGGCAGCATCGATAATCCGTTCGCAACCTTTGAACATGCAAAAGACTCATTAAAACCGGGAGATACCCTCCATATACGAGGGGGAACGTATTATCAACAACTGAAGATCAATGGTTCAGCAGGCCCCAAGGGAGACAAGCACAATCCCATTACGGTCAAAGCCTATGAAGGTGAAACTGTCGTTGTTTCTGGTGCCCCGCCAATCAGCACTTCATGGGTCAAGGATGGAGATCGCTGGAAAACAAATGTATGGCAAGGCAGCGATGACCTGGGTACCAACAAGCGCAAGATCAGGCAGTTATTTCTAGACGACAAGCTACTCACAGGCGCACGATTCCCCAATCTCGAACATGAATTTGATCAACCTGATCATTCATTTTGGTGGACCAGCACCAAGGCCTATCGTTCGGCCAACTCAGAAGAGCACAGCAACTACAGAATCGATGGCTTGGATGATATTCAAGGCAGTGTCGAAGGAGCCGTTTGGTACGGCGTCGGCCAAGGGCCGATGCTGGTTAAGGATCATCAGCAAGGATCAGATGTCGTACAGACAGCTAAAAACCCCAAACAACAAACGTCCAATGGGGTAATAGGCAATACGGGTGGTTGGTTAATGGGCGCTTTACCGCTGCTCGATGCCGATCGGGAGTGGTTCTTTGATAAAGAAACGGGAGATCTTTACCTACAACTGGCGGATGGCATTGATCCCAATGAGCAACGCATCATTGCCAGAACAAATCAACATGGACCCGGAGAAAGCGGAGCTGGCCTCAAAATCCTGAATAGCGATGGATGGATCTTTGATGGCATCAATCTCTTTGCCACGTCACTGACCATCAACAACACGCGAGATCTGGAGTTTAAAAACTCAAAAGTCCTGCATCCTGGCTACACCAATTACATGCTATCGGATACAAGTTGGCCAGGTTCAAACATCGTTCGATCGAGCTCGAGGCTAAAGTTCACAAACAATGAATTTGCCTACAACTATGGCACGCTCATTGAATATGGGAAGAACGTAAGTTCACTGATTTTTAAAAATAACAATTTTCATGATGCGATCAACCATATGTGGGGTAATAATGGGGGGCCGATCGTCAGGCATAACAGCAACGTTGTATCCCTAAAAAATACTGTTGTTGGGACGGGTTTTGGAGGTCTTGGCCGACCGGGAAGTAGCAATCAAATCGAGCTGAACCATATCGGCAAATCATGGTACGACTGGGATACAGGTGGAATCACTATTAATCAGGGTGCCTCCGATGTCGTCGTCAATCGAAACTGGATCTATGGCCATACTAGAAATGGCCTGCGCTTTGATGGGCACCCAGCAGGTATCGGCAGGATCGCAAGCCACAATGTTGCTTGGCAAAACGGGGTGGCCCTCAAGACCAAAGGTGATCAACACAAGATTCACAACAATACAGCCTTTGCTAATGGTGATGACCTGGCAATGTGGGAGGTCAAATTTTATGGCTATCAAGAGGCATCAGGAGGCCCGTCAGTCGACATTCTGAGCAACTCAGAAAAATACAAAAACGATAGTTACGACAGCATTGAAGTTGTACGGTCATTCGAAATTGATGATTACAAAAAAGATAACTACGGGGCAGAAATCAGTGGATATCTAACACCGAAACAAGACGCCGACTATATCTTTTATTTATCCTCTAATGATCACTCTGAGCTCTGGCTCAGCAGCAATGAAGATATCAACAACCTCGTGCTTGTTGCTAAACGTGATGGTGTCACCAAGTTCAGAGATTACGACGCAGGCGGAACTGAATCCACGGGCCGATCAGTCAGCATTAGTTTAGAAGCTGGCAAACGCTATGCAATTAAGGCACTACTCAGAGGGGACACAGGCTCAGACCATCTTTCTGTTTCTTGGGGCTTTGCAGGTGAGGCTGCTCCAACTGATGGCGCTGAACCGATTGCGTCGGAATACCTCAGTTATGACCTCGGTGAGAACAACACATCCGGTCTGCAGCAAAGCCAAGTGGGAGGCTTAATCGTTAAATATTACGAGACAGTCGGAGAGACATATGAAACGGGCCGCACAATCTGGAACCGCGTGTCAGGCCGGGGATTGGATCAAGATGGAAATAAATTGCCTTGGAAGGGGAATCACCTCTCTGTTGCTCACAACAACGCGATTAATAGCGGCATCAACCCAATTAAAAATCCAGATGATAGAACCAATAACTCTGGTTGGGGTCATCGCGGCGGTCACGTGTGGGATGAGCTCAGAGATTGGGGCAACTACGATTTCCGACCTAAAGAGGGGTCAGCCTTTATTGATGCTGGCATTTCCATAGAAGGCTTCACCATCCCATTTGATGGTGTCTCCGATGGAATCGTCGGAGCTGCACCAGATATCGGCGCCTATGAATACGGCGATAGCCAGTACTGGATACCTGGCCATCAAGAAGAGAAGGCAAGTTTTCCAATCGGTGCTCGAGATAAAACCCTCATTGCCAAACCAGATCTTGATCTGATCTGGCAAGAAGGCCTGGATGCCGAAAGCAATCGTGTTTACTTTGGGACAAATCCAGATCAACTGGAATTTAAGATTGAGCAAACAGGGAATATTTATGATCCGACACCTGAGGAAAATGAGATCCTTTCTGCTGGACAAACCTATTACTGGAGGATCGATACCAAAAAATTAGATGATTCAATCGTAAAAGGAGATACATGGCAATTCACGGTAGATACCAGGCCGCAGCAAATCGAGATCGAGTCGGTTTATGTTGATTACCAGGACGGTGATCATCAATATCTT
This window harbors:
- the ribH gene encoding 6,7-dimethyl-8-ribityllumazine synthase, with the protein product MAIFEGSFTNASTLKVGIVIARFNDLITNKILSGCLDCLKRHGLDTSELSDQVDIVWVPGSFELPIAAKTLMKKKSYDVVVALGAVIRGETSHYDVVISEASKGISQVSNENNVPIIFGVLTTDTMQQALERAGIKNNLGWNYALQAIEMGSLIKNLN
- the psbZ gene encoding photosystem II reaction center protein PsbZ, translated to MQAVNFFFVNALLFASLIAVVGVPVLYVTQPSTEEGQRESRRKIYSIAAVWVVLVFVTGIVSSLV
- the holA gene encoding DNA polymerase III subunit delta yields the protein MPIQILWGNDLNAQNTFIQKLIDKEVSKEWKEINVTNLNGDDDEQVNKAFDEVLTPPFGDGYRIVTLKNNPIFTAKNEDLRTKFEKIHDNIPQNTYLILQNTKKPDSRLKSTKFLQKLIKNNLAKEKSFSLPEIWDYEGQKRFLEDAANEMNIKIDKNAAELIIDSVGNDSFKLINELAKAKTYLSAVSNDSNSQLFLKSIDVKKIFSDHQSNIFKIIDLLLQKNINESLIEINYSLQRGEPALRLNAGLISQIRIHTIIKLAVNSGNDNAEKICNLAGISNPKRIFFIRKKVKNVSQEYLINLMSNLLDVESLLKQGNNPINVFTEKLINLS
- a CDS encoding precorrin-8X methylmutase — encoded protein: MVIDHPIFLESIRFIRSRLVANDLNYLEKKVLERLVHTSGDFTVQNLVNFSEGACEKGLQALKNGAPILTDTDMAAAAIKSMAENTTRNKVFTARMWFGKNNHANLTKTAYGLSEGWKELSAINSGSKSPIVVIGSSPTALTYLIDILENAKDLPSLIIGMPVGFIGVENSKIKLISSDHPRIVLNSTRGGAAMAAAAVNALLRETI
- the mutS gene encoding DNA mismatch repair protein MutS, with product MQEDTIIQKNLFAIGTDNNEQKEITKIPEDLSLEDLKKESQKRPRQRKNSTNLINKFKTDLISNNKNVCINEESYSYKTVSKLKLTPVMKHYVTLKEENKDRLLLYRLGDFFECFFEDAVLISNLLEITLTSKDAGKEIGKIPMAGVPHHAMERYCADLIKKNYSVVICDQLEKSSGNYGTPIKRGITRIITPGTVIEEGMLIAKKNNWISAIYLSEENSDESYEWGISKADVSTGELITLEGQSLSKLFDEIIKLDSSEIIVGSNAVRDLLIKGNSQITYTVSQETNFGINEANYLIKNYFQIANLEGIGLKNLNNATRSLGGLLNYLEKINPSNLDKDSSLKISLDFPQIQYSHNKLIIDYQTQKNLEIKNTQRENNYVGSLLWSIDRTYTCMGARCLRRWIDSPLLNVNEIYKRQNIITNFLESKKLRTDTQNLLRAMGDLERLAGRACAGHASPRDLIAIAEGLKKLPRLKSIIELFKYDLPDWTDQLKNIDEGLLELADTISFKLVENPPLNISEGGMIHDGVDNVLDGLRNLMDDYSEWLNKEESKERKISKISNLKIQFHKNFGYYISINKSKVNLAPQHWIKRQTLTNEERYITSEIKNKENKIFQIKSRASSKEYEIFCELRNIVAEKTKQIRSIAKSIASLDALLGLSITSIENNFIKPSLIPINDSITKNSTKIIAGRNPIVEQLLSDKKFVANDISFEENQKLIILTGPNASGKSCFIRQLGLIQILTQIGSFVPANNAEIKIADRIFTRIGAVDDQSSGQSTFMVEMSETASILNQATPSSLVLLDEIGRGTSTFDGLSIAWSVSEYLAKKIQCNTIFATHYHELNYLKNSNKNIQNFQVLVEQNNDQLIFSHRIVKGGSNKSYGIEAAKLAGVPKEVIEKAKSVLNSLEENNKLNYDIK